A stretch of Acidimicrobiales bacterium DNA encodes these proteins:
- a CDS encoding restriction endonuclease subunit S codes for MTAAADWPRVQLGEIGQSLIGLTYRPDDVKSSGTLVLRSSNIQDGSLAFDDNVYVDCAIPERIRVRENDILICVRNGSRRLIGKSVILDRRVVGQTFGAFMAVYRADSNPFLQYFFKSDDFKRQIDEHLGATINQITNGSLNSFVVALPSPTEQREIASRLQDLDQLIAAIDRLITKNQAIKQGMMQQLLTGETRLPGFTERWRTATVGDLTDQHRRIVDPRLDRGKWFHHFSLPAFDEAETPVIQPGSEIDSIKFVVPTGAVLVSKLNPRIPRIWAPERIGIDSIASTEFVVLTPQPGNSRLYLKWLMKSNAVVSRMKLLATGTTGSHARIHPAQVAAIEVRVPGEREQEAIGTTLSDAEAEVDLLRKRIAKAKSVRHGMVQELLSGRTRLPVEEVTA; via the coding sequence ATGACTGCTGCCGCTGACTGGCCAAGAGTGCAGCTCGGCGAGATCGGACAGAGCCTAATCGGTCTCACGTACCGTCCTGACGACGTCAAATCTTCCGGCACACTTGTCCTACGCTCTTCCAACATCCAAGACGGCTCGCTTGCGTTCGACGACAACGTCTACGTCGACTGCGCAATCCCAGAAAGGATCAGAGTACGGGAGAACGACATCCTCATCTGCGTCCGGAACGGCAGTCGCCGACTGATCGGGAAGAGCGTCATTCTCGATCGGCGGGTTGTCGGGCAGACTTTCGGTGCCTTCATGGCCGTGTACCGCGCGGACTCGAATCCGTTCCTACAGTACTTCTTTAAGTCCGATGACTTCAAGCGCCAAATCGACGAGCATCTAGGTGCAACGATCAACCAGATCACCAATGGAAGTCTGAACAGCTTCGTTGTCGCTTTGCCGTCCCCGACCGAGCAGCGGGAGATCGCCTCGCGCCTCCAGGATCTGGATCAGCTCATCGCAGCCATCGACCGCCTCATCACCAAAAATCAGGCGATCAAGCAAGGCATGATGCAGCAACTTCTCACCGGTGAGACTCGTCTCCCTGGCTTCACTGAACGTTGGCGCACCGCGACCGTGGGTGACCTCACAGATCAGCACCGCCGAATAGTCGATCCCCGACTAGATCGAGGGAAGTGGTTTCACCACTTCAGCCTTCCGGCTTTCGACGAGGCGGAGACCCCAGTCATTCAACCCGGCTCGGAGATCGACAGCATCAAGTTCGTAGTGCCAACCGGTGCTGTCTTGGTGTCTAAGTTGAATCCGCGTATTCCACGAATCTGGGCGCCCGAGCGGATTGGTATTGACTCAATCGCTTCGACGGAGTTCGTAGTGCTGACGCCGCAGCCTGGGAATAGCCGCTTGTATCTGAAGTGGCTCATGAAGTCGAATGCAGTTGTCTCGCGCATGAAGTTGCTGGCCACAGGCACAACCGGCAGCCATGCTCGAATTCACCCCGCCCAGGTGGCTGCTATCGAGGTACGAGTCCCCGGTGAGCGTGAGCAGGAGGCGATTGGAACAACACTCAGCGACGCTGAGGCAGAGGTAGATCTTCTCCGAAAGAGAATCGCGAAGGCGAAGAGTGTCAGGCACGGAATGGTGCAGGAACTGCTCAGCGGTCGCACCCGCCTCCCCGTTGAGGAGGTCACAGCGTGA
- a CDS encoding class I SAM-dependent DNA methyltransferase, giving the protein MVIRKSDLYSSLWKSCDELRGGMDASQYKDYILTLLFVKYVSDKAKADPQSLIDVPAGGSFDDMLALRGDKEIGDKINKIIAKLAEANGLEKVIDQADFNDEEKLGRGKEMQDRLSKLVAIFSDLDFRGSRAEGDDLLGDAYEYLMRHFATESGKSKGQFYTPAEVSRILAKVVGIGKDTRQDQTVYDPTCGSGSLLLKAAAEAPRGMTIYGQEKDNATWALAKMNMILHGNEIADLRKGDTITSPQFTSGAQLKTFDYLVMNPPFSIKSWGNGLENDFGRFEFGMPPAKNGDYAFLLHALKSLKSTGKAAVILPHGVLFRGNKEADIRKALLQRGYIKGVIGLPPNLFYGTGIPACIVVLDKENAQARSGVFMIDASKGFRKDGAKNRLRSQDIHKIVDVFTKQAELDRYSRMVPMSEIADPKNDFSLNIPRYIDASEPEDIQDLHAHLHGGIPERDIDALSDYWDAFPQLRSQIFKPNRPGYVDLAVDVSEVQQGVLDSTEFGKFTDEARALTDDCYVAHRPSLRAINPDTRPNDLIATISDDLLARFKPLPLLDEYNVYEQLMTYWHTVMHDDVFLVMHEGWVNASRPRPTIEDKDRKLSETPDLEIGTGRSKTKYKMDLVPPGLVVARYFSDDQARVDELNGKVEATSQAVEGYVEEHAVEEGLLAEAMDDDKISKALAVARLREAKREADPDPDEIKALQHVIELYDAETAARRTAKEAQAELGTATLKKYGDLSEADVQALVLDDKWAATIRNRVAGEVNALTLNLVARIQQLGERYAETVGDLDTELEKLEAKVIAHLADMGVSR; this is encoded by the coding sequence ATGGTTATAAGGAAATCAGATCTATATAGCTCTTTATGGAAGAGCTGCGACGAACTCAGAGGAGGTATGGATGCGTCCCAGTACAAGGACTACATCCTCACGCTTCTCTTTGTTAAATATGTCTCGGACAAGGCCAAGGCGGATCCCCAAAGCCTGATCGACGTTCCAGCAGGCGGATCGTTCGATGACATGCTTGCTCTCAGAGGCGACAAGGAGATCGGCGACAAGATCAACAAGATCATCGCCAAACTCGCTGAAGCGAACGGCCTGGAGAAGGTCATCGACCAAGCCGACTTCAACGACGAGGAGAAGCTCGGCCGTGGAAAGGAGATGCAAGACCGCCTCTCCAAGCTTGTAGCGATCTTCAGCGATCTCGACTTCAGGGGTAGCCGTGCCGAGGGTGACGACCTACTCGGCGACGCTTACGAGTACCTGATGCGGCACTTCGCCACGGAGTCCGGCAAGAGCAAGGGGCAGTTCTACACGCCTGCAGAGGTTTCCCGAATCCTTGCCAAGGTCGTTGGTATCGGCAAGGACACGCGTCAGGACCAGACCGTCTACGACCCCACATGCGGGTCAGGCTCACTGCTCCTCAAGGCCGCCGCCGAAGCCCCGCGCGGCATGACGATCTACGGCCAGGAGAAGGACAACGCCACCTGGGCGCTGGCCAAGATGAACATGATCCTCCACGGCAACGAGATCGCCGACCTGCGCAAGGGCGACACCATCACTAGCCCGCAGTTCACCAGCGGGGCGCAGCTCAAGACCTTCGACTACCTCGTCATGAACCCGCCGTTCTCCATCAAGTCGTGGGGCAACGGCCTGGAGAACGACTTCGGACGCTTCGAGTTCGGCATGCCGCCAGCCAAGAACGGCGACTATGCCTTTCTCCTGCATGCGCTCAAGTCGCTCAAGAGCACCGGCAAGGCCGCCGTGATCCTGCCCCATGGGGTGCTCTTCCGCGGCAACAAGGAAGCCGATATTCGCAAGGCGCTACTCCAGCGCGGCTACATCAAGGGCGTCATCGGCCTGCCACCGAACCTGTTCTATGGCACCGGCATCCCCGCCTGCATCGTTGTGCTCGACAAGGAGAACGCCCAGGCCCGCTCCGGCGTGTTCATGATCGACGCGTCCAAGGGGTTTAGGAAGGATGGCGCCAAGAACCGACTGCGCAGCCAGGACATCCACAAGATCGTCGACGTCTTCACCAAGCAAGCCGAACTCGACCGCTACTCGCGCATGGTTCCGATGAGCGAGATTGCCGATCCCAAGAACGACTTCAGCCTCAACATCCCGCGCTACATCGACGCGTCCGAGCCTGAGGACATCCAGGACCTCCACGCCCACCTCCATGGCGGCATCCCCGAGCGCGACATCGATGCCCTCAGCGACTACTGGGACGCCTTCCCACAGCTCCGCTCGCAGATCTTCAAGCCCAACCGGCCCGGCTACGTCGACCTCGCCGTCGACGTGAGCGAAGTGCAACAGGGCGTGCTCGACTCGACCGAGTTCGGCAAGTTCACTGACGAAGCCCGCGCTCTGACCGACGACTGCTACGTCGCTCACCGGCCGAGTCTGCGGGCCATCAACCCCGACACCCGTCCCAACGACCTCATCGCCACCATCAGCGACGACCTGCTCGCCCGGTTCAAGCCCTTGCCGCTGCTTGACGAGTACAACGTTTACGAGCAGCTCATGACCTACTGGCACACCGTCATGCACGACGATGTCTTCCTCGTCATGCACGAAGGATGGGTCAACGCATCTCGCCCGCGACCGACCATCGAGGACAAGGACCGCAAGCTCTCTGAGACCCCTGACCTCGAGATCGGTACCGGCCGCAGCAAGACCAAGTACAAGATGGACCTCGTCCCGCCGGGCCTCGTCGTTGCCCGCTACTTCTCCGATGACCAGGCCCGCGTGGACGAGCTGAACGGAAAGGTCGAAGCCACTAGCCAGGCGGTTGAGGGGTACGTCGAGGAGCACGCCGTTGAGGAAGGGCTTCTCGCCGAAGCGATGGATGACGACAAGATCAGCAAGGCGCTCGCCGTGGCCCGCCTACGCGAAGCCAAGCGCGAGGCCGACCCCGATCCTGACGAGATCAAAGCGCTGCAGCACGTCATCGAGCTCTACGACGCTGAGACAGCCGCTAGGAGGACCGCCAAAGAAGCCCAGGCCGAACTCGGCACCGCCACTCTCAAGAAGTACGGCGACCTCAGCGAGGCCGACGTCCAGGCCCTCGTGCTCGACGACAAGTGGGCAGCCACTATCCGAAACCGTGTCGCCGGCGAAGTCAACGCCCTGACCCTCAACCTCGTCGCCCGCATCCAGCAACTTGGAGAGCGCTATGCCGAAACGGTTGGAGACCTCGACACCGAACTGGAGAAGCTAGAAGCCAAGGTTATTGCGCATCTCGCCGATATGGGGGTGTCTCGATGA